The following coding sequences are from one Paenibacillus sp. JDR-2 window:
- a CDS encoding class I SAM-dependent DNA methyltransferase yields MGREFTALFDEWSESYDRTVAGEDVEYREVFAGYDRILEAVAERVSGTIVEFGVGTGNLTEKLLKRSDKVYGIEPSEGMRREVSKRELPIRLLDGDFLDFPELPERMDAIVSTYAFHHLTDTEKDQAIALYSQLLAPGGRVVFADTSFANAEERYEIEQSALEAGFLNLYQDLRTEYYTSLDVLNKLFTNHGFTVSFTRLNRYVWLLEAVKLA; encoded by the coding sequence ATGGGCAGAGAGTTTACAGCGCTGTTTGACGAATGGTCGGAATCTTATGATCGGACGGTTGCCGGGGAAGATGTGGAGTATCGGGAAGTATTCGCGGGATATGACCGCATCCTTGAAGCGGTAGCCGAGAGGGTTAGCGGCACGATTGTAGAGTTTGGGGTAGGCACGGGCAATTTGACGGAGAAATTGCTCAAACGGAGCGATAAGGTGTACGGCATTGAGCCCTCGGAAGGCATGCGCCGGGAGGTGTCGAAGCGCGAACTGCCGATCCGGCTTCTGGATGGCGATTTCCTGGACTTTCCCGAGCTGCCGGAGCGGATGGACGCGATTGTCAGCACCTATGCTTTTCACCATTTGACGGATACGGAGAAGGACCAAGCGATTGCCCTGTATAGCCAATTGCTTGCACCGGGCGGGCGAGTGGTATTTGCGGACACCTCCTTTGCCAATGCGGAGGAGCGTTACGAGATTGAACAATCTGCCCTTGAAGCGGGCTTTCTAAATTTATATCAAGATTTGCGCACGGAGTATTATACGTCTCTCGATGTTTTGAATAAGCTGTTTACGAATCACGGTTTTACGGTCAGCTTCACCCGTCTCAACCGTTATGTCTGGCTGCTGGAAGCGGTCAAGCTGGCCTGA
- a CDS encoding PLP-dependent cysteine synthase family protein, translating to MAIYRNVRELIGNTPIVELTRFPLPAGVRLFAKLELMNPGGSVKDRLGLALLRDAAERGELKPGGTIIEPTAGNTGIGLALAAVGTDYKVIFVVPEKFSIEKQTLMRALGAEVVNTRSEDGILGAIRKAEELASSIPGAYSPAQFSNPANPSAYYDTLGPELWQELDGKVDVFVAGAGTGGTFMGTARYLKEQNPAVKTAVVEPEGSILAGGKSGPHRTEGIGVEKLAPFMDPSYFDAIHTITDDIAFARVKELARLEGLLVGSSSGAALEAALREAEHAPSGSHIVTIFPDGSERYLSKQIYGG from the coding sequence ATGGCTATTTATCGCAATGTCCGTGAGCTGATCGGAAATACACCCATTGTTGAACTGACGCGGTTTCCGTTACCCGCAGGGGTCCGGCTATTTGCCAAGCTGGAGCTGATGAACCCCGGGGGGAGCGTCAAGGACCGTCTAGGTCTGGCGCTGCTGCGCGATGCGGCAGAGCGCGGCGAGCTGAAGCCTGGAGGGACCATTATAGAACCAACGGCAGGCAATACGGGGATTGGTCTAGCCCTAGCCGCGGTTGGTACCGACTATAAAGTTATCTTTGTAGTACCCGAGAAATTCAGCATCGAGAAGCAGACACTGATGCGCGCGCTTGGAGCGGAGGTCGTCAATACCCGGTCCGAGGACGGGATACTTGGGGCGATTCGCAAAGCGGAGGAGCTGGCGTCTTCTATACCTGGAGCGTATTCACCGGCGCAGTTCTCGAATCCGGCGAACCCTTCGGCTTATTACGATACGCTTGGTCCGGAGCTGTGGCAGGAGCTGGACGGGAAAGTGGATGTCTTTGTGGCGGGAGCGGGAACGGGCGGAACGTTTATGGGAACGGCAAGGTATTTGAAGGAGCAAAATCCGGCAGTAAAAACGGCTGTCGTCGAGCCGGAGGGCTCGATACTGGCTGGCGGCAAGTCCGGTCCGCACCGGACCGAAGGCATCGGCGTGGAAAAGCTGGCTCCGTTTATGGATCCCTCCTACTTCGATGCGATTCACACCATTACGGACGACATTGCGTTTGCCCGGGTGAAGGAGCTGGCAAGGCTGGAAGGCCTGCTTGTTGGCAGCTCCTCCGGCGCGGCGCTTGAAGCTGCTCTCAGAGAAGCGGAGCATGCGCCATCGGGAAGCCATATCGTGACGATATTCCCGGACGGAAGCGAGCGCTACCTGAGCAAGCAGATTTACGGGGGATAG
- a CDS encoding beta-glucosidase family protein, which yields MKTSAELLSLMTLEEKASLAAGSNMWMTKGIERLGIPAIHMYDGTNGIRKTNSDEEMGVTGQNIPATCYPTGSAIGSSWNTELLHEVGVALGKEGRSMGVELLLGPGINMKRTPLGGRNFEYYSEDPCLSGELGASFINGLQSEGVGASVKHFACNNQEFEKMVTSSEVDERTLREIYLSAFERIVKKAKPWTLMCSYNLLNGSYASENEHLLYDILRREWGYDGVVISDWTAVNDRLRGLKAGLDLEMPGPADYNAKAIVEAVKKGALEEAVLDNSVRRILDLVAKTTAGSEQAAEAADYHELARKAAAESIVLLKNDNGILPLDRETLGSIAVIGRFAKQPRIQGAGSANVTPTRVDIPFDELESLAGSSVKLSYADGYPQEDVIDDRLIAESVAIAAASEAAILFVGQPEFAESEMHDLKGIELPVHQVKLIQAVAAVQPRCIVVTSSGSALAMRAWVQQVPGVIHSWLGGQGSGKAVADILFGTANPSGKLSETFPVKLSDNPSHMRIRGENGKLHYREGLFVGYRYYDKKELAPEFPFGHGLSYTSFAYSGLKTVQQPDGQVAVTFTVANTGSVSGKEVVQLYVHDEECKWTRPEKELKAFAKIELAPGETKEVSFVLEERDFAYYNTKFGKWVAETGYFLISVGSSSRDIRLRGRLHCDFGEEKATFHRFSLFIDWLNDPVAKTVLERFLDEMNANIVDKIQLNDEFVGFWDDFPVVKLIQMFGQSWLGERSPNEIIEELIGQIEEERLALGSK from the coding sequence ATGAAAACATCAGCGGAATTATTATCTTTAATGACCTTGGAAGAAAAGGCTTCCCTTGCAGCGGGCTCAAATATGTGGATGACGAAAGGTATCGAACGCCTCGGCATCCCCGCGATTCATATGTATGACGGCACAAACGGCATCCGTAAAACAAACAGCGACGAAGAGATGGGGGTTACCGGCCAAAACATTCCGGCCACCTGTTATCCGACCGGTTCCGCTATCGGCTCATCCTGGAACACGGAGCTGCTGCATGAGGTTGGCGTTGCGTTAGGCAAGGAAGGCCGATCGATGGGCGTTGAGCTTCTGCTGGGCCCGGGTATCAATATGAAGCGCACGCCGCTTGGCGGACGCAACTTCGAATATTACTCTGAGGACCCTTGCTTATCCGGGGAGCTTGGGGCCTCCTTCATCAACGGCCTGCAAAGCGAAGGCGTCGGCGCGTCGGTGAAGCATTTCGCCTGCAACAATCAGGAGTTCGAGAAGATGGTTACGAGCTCCGAGGTAGACGAGCGGACGCTGCGGGAGATTTACCTTAGCGCGTTCGAGCGGATCGTCAAGAAGGCGAAGCCTTGGACGTTAATGTGCTCCTACAATCTGCTTAACGGTTCGTATGCAAGCGAGAACGAGCATTTGCTTTATGATATTTTGCGGAGGGAATGGGGTTACGACGGGGTAGTTATCTCCGACTGGACAGCCGTTAACGACCGGCTTCGCGGCCTGAAGGCGGGTCTTGATCTCGAGATGCCGGGTCCTGCCGATTATAATGCGAAAGCAATTGTTGAAGCGGTCAAAAAAGGCGCTCTGGAGGAAGCGGTTCTGGATAACAGCGTCCGCCGCATTCTTGATCTGGTTGCCAAAACAACGGCGGGCTCGGAGCAGGCAGCCGAGGCAGCGGACTATCATGAGCTTGCGCGCAAGGCCGCTGCGGAGAGCATCGTGCTGCTGAAGAACGATAACGGCATTCTTCCGCTGGACCGGGAAACGCTTGGCAGCATCGCGGTAATCGGCCGGTTTGCGAAGCAGCCGAGAATTCAAGGCGCCGGCAGCGCGAACGTTACGCCAACGCGCGTAGATATTCCGTTTGATGAGCTTGAGTCGCTTGCCGGATCTTCGGTCAAGCTTTCTTATGCCGACGGTTATCCGCAGGAAGATGTTATAGACGACCGTCTTATCGCGGAGAGCGTAGCGATTGCGGCGGCTTCCGAAGCAGCCATTCTGTTCGTGGGCCAGCCTGAATTCGCGGAATCGGAAATGCATGATTTGAAAGGCATTGAGCTGCCTGTTCATCAGGTGAAGCTGATTCAGGCGGTAGCCGCGGTTCAGCCCCGCTGTATCGTGGTAACCAGCAGCGGCAGCGCTTTGGCGATGCGGGCATGGGTGCAGCAGGTTCCCGGCGTTATCCATTCCTGGCTTGGCGGTCAAGGCAGCGGCAAAGCGGTCGCCGATATTTTGTTTGGCACTGCGAATCCTTCCGGCAAGCTGTCGGAGACGTTCCCCGTGAAGCTGTCGGACAACCCGTCCCATATGCGGATCCGCGGCGAGAACGGCAAGCTGCATTACCGGGAAGGGCTGTTTGTCGGATACCGGTATTACGATAAAAAAGAATTGGCACCCGAGTTCCCGTTTGGTCACGGCCTGTCGTACACTTCATTTGCTTACTCCGGCTTGAAGACCGTTCAGCAGCCGGACGGCCAAGTAGCGGTAACGTTTACGGTTGCCAATACCGGTTCGGTGTCCGGCAAGGAAGTGGTGCAGCTGTACGTCCATGACGAGGAATGCAAGTGGACGCGGCCGGAGAAGGAATTAAAGGCTTTTGCCAAGATTGAGCTGGCACCGGGCGAGACGAAGGAAGTATCTTTTGTTCTGGAGGAACGCGACTTTGCTTATTACAACACGAAGTTCGGCAAATGGGTCGCCGAGACCGGGTACTTCCTGATATCCGTTGGCAGCTCGTCGCGGGATATCCGTCTGCGCGGACGTCTGCATTGCGATTTTGGCGAAGAGAAAGCAACCTTCCATCGGTTCAGTCTGTTTATCGACTGGCTGAATGATCCTGTGGCAAAGACGGTACTCGAGCGTTTCCTTGACGAGATGAACGCGAATATCGTGGACAAAATTCAGCTGAACGACGAGTTTGTCGGCTTCTGGGACGACTTCCCCGTCGTGAAGCTGATTCAGATGTTTGGCCAAAGCTGGCTTGGCGAACGCTCGCCAAATGAAATCATCGAAGAGCTGATCGGACAGATTGAAGAGGAGCGCCTGGCGCTCGGAAGCAAGTAA
- a CDS encoding bifunctional cystathionine gamma-lyase/homocysteine desulfhydrase, translating into MKRLTKLIHGGTPVDPHTGAVNVPIYQTSTYKQEDVGVHRGYEYSRTGNPTRHALEELIKDLEGGERGLAFSSGMAAIHTVLSRLGSGDHLLVTDDVYGGTFRIVTRVLARLGIEATFVDTADLDALGEAVRPNTKALLVETPTNPLLKLTDIKAVSAWTKSHGLLFIVDNTFGTPYWQTPLALGADVVVHSATKYLGGHSDVVAGLVVTADEKLGEELHYIQNAVGGVLGPHDSWLLIRGMKTLGLRMEAHEGNAREIARFLAEHPAVRKVYYPGLPDHPQHELAKRQALGFGGMISFDVGSTERVAEVLRKVRYFTLAESLGAVESLISVPARMTHASIPKERRELLGITDGLIRISVGIEDREDLISDLAQSLED; encoded by the coding sequence TTGAAGCGATTAACGAAGCTGATTCACGGCGGAACGCCGGTTGACCCGCACACCGGCGCCGTTAACGTACCGATCTACCAGACGAGTACGTATAAGCAGGAGGATGTTGGCGTACACCGCGGTTACGAGTATTCGCGTACGGGCAATCCGACAAGGCATGCGCTGGAGGAGCTCATCAAGGATCTCGAGGGAGGGGAGCGTGGACTTGCGTTCAGCTCCGGCATGGCGGCGATTCATACGGTGCTGTCACGCCTCGGCAGCGGGGATCATCTGCTTGTGACCGACGATGTCTATGGCGGCACGTTCCGAATTGTCACCCGGGTGCTTGCTCGCCTTGGCATTGAGGCCACCTTTGTGGATACGGCAGATCTGGATGCATTAGGTGAGGCTGTTCGGCCGAATACGAAAGCCTTGCTCGTCGAGACGCCAACAAATCCGCTGCTGAAGCTGACGGATATCAAGGCGGTCTCCGCTTGGACGAAGTCGCATGGGTTATTGTTTATTGTAGACAACACGTTTGGTACGCCGTATTGGCAGACGCCGCTTGCGTTAGGCGCGGATGTCGTTGTGCATTCGGCGACCAAATATTTAGGCGGACATAGCGACGTTGTTGCCGGACTGGTCGTTACGGCTGACGAGAAGCTAGGCGAAGAGCTGCATTATATTCAAAACGCCGTTGGCGGCGTGCTTGGACCGCATGATTCCTGGCTGTTGATCCGCGGCATGAAGACGCTTGGTCTTCGCATGGAAGCCCATGAAGGCAATGCGCGAGAGATCGCAAGGTTTCTTGCAGAGCATCCGGCCGTCCGTAAGGTCTACTATCCCGGCTTGCCTGACCATCCGCAGCATGAGCTGGCGAAGCGTCAGGCGCTTGGCTTCGGCGGGATGATCTCGTTTGACGTGGGAAGCACCGAGAGGGTAGCGGAGGTGCTGCGAAAAGTCCGGTACTTTACGCTAGCCGAAAGCCTCGGCGCCGTGGAAAGTCTTATCTCCGTTCCGGCCCGGATGACGCATGCTTCCATTCCGAAGGAACGGAGAGAGCTGCTTGGCATCACCGACGGGTTGATCCGCATCTCGGTCGGCATCGAGGACAGGGAGGATCTAATCTCCGATTTGGCTCAGAGCTTGGAAGACTAG
- a CDS encoding S-layer homology domain-containing protein, whose protein sequence is MLRKWFLSTLAVGLLLAGLPVSLVFAAAASYEISADQTSVGVNKALTVTVKASELKNVYGYEIVLSYDTTKLSLQSANNLLPKNNAAEQNGFAISPIKSGSKVTFAYTKVGSATGSEGSKALAAFTFGGLAAGKASVKIESVKLVHTDLTSEKQTPDKSVQVYVLNASREFTDVAAGFWAKDAITRAAQMGFVNGYPDGTFKPLKQVTRAEFVTMLARALELPVAEQQGTDFKDNERIGNWAKPSIASGVAAGWIKGFEDGTFRPDLPITRAEMTVIVVRALKLDTAQDGQLAFADAASIPSWAKDAVAAAVKAGLVNGRGSNKFVPSDSANRAEAVTLILRMVDEQK, encoded by the coding sequence ATGCTGCGGAAATGGTTCCTCTCGACGTTGGCAGTAGGGTTGTTGCTTGCCGGTTTGCCGGTATCTTTAGTGTTTGCCGCTGCTGCTTCTTATGAAATTAGCGCCGACCAGACAAGCGTTGGCGTGAATAAGGCGTTAACCGTAACGGTAAAAGCGAGCGAGCTGAAAAACGTATACGGTTACGAGATTGTTCTTTCTTACGATACAACCAAGCTTTCCTTACAATCCGCCAATAACCTGCTGCCCAAAAACAATGCAGCAGAACAAAACGGCTTTGCCATTTCTCCGATTAAATCCGGCAGCAAAGTGACGTTTGCTTATACGAAAGTTGGCTCCGCTACAGGCTCGGAAGGGTCAAAAGCGCTGGCCGCTTTTACCTTTGGCGGCCTTGCGGCGGGCAAAGCATCCGTCAAGATTGAATCGGTTAAGCTTGTCCACACGGATCTGACCTCGGAGAAGCAAACGCCCGATAAATCGGTTCAGGTTTACGTTTTGAATGCGAGCAGAGAGTTTACGGATGTTGCAGCAGGCTTCTGGGCGAAGGATGCTATTACGCGGGCTGCCCAAATGGGCTTTGTGAACGGTTATCCGGACGGAACGTTCAAACCGCTCAAGCAGGTTACCCGGGCGGAGTTCGTAACGATGCTGGCGCGGGCTCTGGAACTGCCGGTAGCGGAGCAGCAAGGCACCGATTTTAAAGATAACGAAAGAATAGGCAATTGGGCGAAGCCTTCTATCGCAAGCGGAGTTGCCGCGGGCTGGATCAAGGGCTTCGAGGACGGCACCTTCCGTCCGGATCTTCCGATTACGCGGGCGGAAATGACGGTTATCGTCGTGCGCGCTCTTAAGCTGGATACGGCGCAGGACGGACAGCTTGCATTCGCGGATGCGGCAAGCATTCCTTCATGGGCGAAGGATGCCGTAGCCGCGGCCGTAAAAGCAGGCCTCGTAAACGGCCGGGGCAGCAACAAATTTGTTCCTTCGGATTCCGCTAACCGGGCCGAAGCGGTGACGTTAATTTTAAGAATGGTGGATGAGCAGAAATAA
- a CDS encoding glycerophosphodiester phosphodiesterase family protein: MKRMVRILKNKAFMVIALVIVLVFLNNTTYFATPFGGEPLLLAHRGMAQTFTMEDIQNDTCTAERIYEPVYPYLENTIASMEAAFEAGADIVEFDVHITKDDQFAVFHDWTLDCRTNATGVTRDYTMEQLKQLDIGYGYTADGGKTYPFRGKGVGQMPSLTEVLEHFPTQSLLIDVKSNDPEEGRLLAQYLAKLPEDHRSNLAVYGGDEPIAALKKELPDMRVMSKATMKKCLIPYLAVGWTGYVPSACSHTEVHIPEKIAPFLWGWPDKFLDRMAKADNRVVIVGGDGSEFSSGFDTVEDLKRLPEGYTGVIWTNRIDRIAPRYKR; this comes from the coding sequence ATGAAGAGAATGGTCAGGATATTGAAGAATAAAGCATTTATGGTCATTGCGCTTGTTATCGTGCTCGTTTTTCTAAACAATACAACGTATTTCGCCACACCGTTTGGCGGCGAACCATTGCTGCTTGCTCATCGCGGAATGGCGCAGACCTTTACGATGGAAGACATTCAGAATGATACTTGCACCGCGGAGCGGATCTACGAACCGGTATACCCGTACCTGGAAAATACGATTGCCTCGATGGAAGCCGCTTTCGAAGCCGGAGCGGATATCGTCGAGTTCGACGTGCATATCACGAAGGATGACCAATTTGCCGTGTTTCATGATTGGACTCTGGATTGCCGTACTAACGCCACGGGCGTTACCCGGGACTATACGATGGAACAGTTAAAGCAGCTCGATATCGGCTACGGTTATACGGCCGACGGCGGAAAAACGTATCCTTTCCGAGGGAAAGGGGTTGGCCAAATGCCTTCGTTAACGGAAGTGCTGGAGCATTTTCCGACTCAATCCCTTCTAATTGACGTTAAAAGCAATGATCCCGAAGAAGGCAGGCTGCTGGCGCAATATTTGGCAAAGCTCCCCGAGGACCACAGAAGCAATCTGGCTGTTTACGGCGGGGATGAACCGATTGCAGCATTAAAGAAAGAGCTTCCGGATATGAGGGTTATGTCGAAGGCCACCATGAAGAAATGCTTGATTCCTTATCTCGCCGTTGGATGGACCGGGTATGTGCCTTCGGCATGCAGCCATACGGAAGTGCATATACCCGAGAAGATAGCCCCCTTCTTGTGGGGATGGCCGGACAAGTTTTTGGATCGCATGGCAAAAGCGGATAATCGCGTCGTGATAGTTGGCGGCGACGGCAGCGAATTTTCGAGCGGCTTTGACACGGTGGAAGATTTGAAACGCCTGCCCGAGGGATATACGGGTGTCATCTGGACGAACCGGATTGACCGGATTGCTCCCCGATATAAACGGTAA
- a CDS encoding PTS sugar transporter subunit IIC — protein sequence MDRFMNWMTKRFAPKVEAFTKNIWVDSIQSAIMVILPMIFIGSLVTLISILNNYIPGMPDLTPFTTFSFGLIGIFIAFLTPYFVMQKKERHNIKLIAGATGVSLFLMLLKPTIGDDGTIKFILERFGPSGMITALLVGVGVAAVMNLFHRFSLFKKDTKLPDFIVEWFDFLVPIALLLAIGWVLIYQLHFDIFEMIVSVFDPLNAISQSLLGFVLFNFIGVVLFSFGVSPWVMSPLWYAIWFPAIEENAALVAKGLDPININTFETFFSGWVGVGGLGATLPLVVLFLFAKSQKLKSIGKATIVPSLFNINEPVVYGAPVAFNPILMVPMWINGIVIPVIVYLALDWGLADIPAQVFQLWYTPLGLSTYLISGFHGLILLAFVLIIMFVIWFPFYKVYDLQELKKEQHAEETPIV from the coding sequence ATGGACCGGTTCATGAATTGGATGACCAAGAGGTTCGCTCCAAAGGTAGAGGCCTTCACCAAAAATATATGGGTAGACTCGATCCAGTCCGCGATTATGGTAATCCTGCCAATGATCTTTATCGGCTCGCTCGTGACGCTCATTTCGATTCTGAATAATTACATCCCGGGCATGCCGGATTTGACGCCGTTTACGACTTTCAGCTTTGGACTGATCGGTATATTTATTGCCTTTCTTACGCCCTACTTCGTCATGCAGAAGAAAGAACGCCACAATATTAAGCTGATTGCCGGCGCAACGGGCGTATCGCTGTTCCTGATGCTGCTTAAGCCAACCATCGGCGATGACGGGACGATTAAGTTCATTCTGGAACGGTTTGGCCCGTCCGGCATGATTACCGCGCTGCTCGTCGGAGTTGGCGTAGCGGCGGTTATGAATTTGTTCCACCGCTTCTCGTTATTCAAGAAGGATACGAAGCTGCCTGATTTTATCGTCGAGTGGTTTGATTTCCTGGTTCCGATTGCTTTATTGCTCGCGATTGGATGGGTACTGATCTATCAGCTGCACTTCGATATTTTCGAAATGATCGTCTCGGTCTTTGATCCGCTTAACGCGATCAGCCAAAGCCTGCTTGGCTTCGTACTGTTCAACTTTATCGGGGTTGTCCTCTTTTCGTTTGGCGTCAGCCCGTGGGTCATGTCACCGCTTTGGTATGCCATCTGGTTCCCGGCCATCGAGGAGAACGCCGCTCTGGTTGCCAAAGGACTTGATCCGATCAACATCAATACGTTCGAAACCTTTTTCTCCGGCTGGGTAGGCGTGGGTGGTCTTGGCGCAACGCTGCCGCTTGTCGTGCTGTTCCTGTTCGCCAAATCGCAAAAGCTGAAATCCATCGGCAAAGCAACCATCGTGCCTTCACTCTTCAACATTAACGAGCCGGTTGTATACGGTGCGCCTGTTGCCTTCAACCCGATTCTGATGGTCCCGATGTGGATCAACGGCATCGTTATTCCGGTCATTGTCTACTTGGCGCTTGATTGGGGACTGGCCGATATTCCGGCGCAAGTCTTCCAGCTTTGGTATACGCCGCTTGGTTTGTCCACTTACCTGATCTCCGGATTTCACGGGTTAATTCTGCTCGCCTTTGTATTGATTATTATGTTTGTTATCTGGTTCCCGTTCTATAAGGTCTACGATCTGCAGGAGCTGAAAAAAGAGCAGCATGCGGAAGAGACTCCAATCGTTTAA
- a CDS encoding GH39 family glycosyl hydrolase, with protein MRYHYEFVETQDDLPVRLFVNSVKDIRFHWHKEIELIYVLQGAVTVYVDQRQYRLAEDDIIAINSMSVHKLECTNLDNVLLTLQFGPELLDDEGTLFDCNSMSQTEYNRYRYDRLRRCLARMVWESNKKGPGHRNYSMGSLQTLIGHLTRYFTAGTNGGPREKGKDYDYMRLNRIIQYVDKHYNEKITLQTIADQEHLSLHYFSHFFSDKIGIPFQKYLTLIRLEKAAAQLSDTDKSMTQIALDCGFANVKLFNQYFKGKYGSTPGSYRDALANAKTVDPDRKPLTTEESSSGDYYETDTISAMESLYRYLNDREGSPPVEHDLPSDMRDMVDVQADACVREEVFIKHWNRVTTAGRAVEGLREDWRRQFAGMQGDFPFTHIRFHGIFNDEMMVYSEDEAGKPVYNWAYVDKLYDFLLQSGIHIFVELSFMPVLLRRSNETIFWWKGGISPPAEQEKWNGLVREFVRHCVNRYGLAEVKKWYFEVWNEPDLTDVCWSGTKEEYFAFYEATANAVKSVSRELTVGGPALGYGSLWNDNWAEQFIAYCRDREVPLDFFSFHVYSEYPFRKKEIGKLTTIMPPSYYLDSINLLKEKIGYGNPHTPELHITEWNFSLYDRNLLHDTMFMAPFIIHHALATLGAVDSLAYWSFTDVFEESQVPPSMFYGGFGLINREGLRKPGYYGFLLLSRLGSRIIAQGDGYIVTRNGNEDVQILLYHYVHVDSLYASGDRTGLTELNRYSVFEEKGHKRFRIALEGLSGSYKRTRHVLDREHGSVFDEWLRLGSPAFPTEEELNYLHGRSGPDMRTDRLELSEGYAEEVVVPPHGVQLIMLEKQY; from the coding sequence ATGCGTTACCACTACGAGTTTGTCGAGACCCAGGATGATTTGCCGGTCCGGCTGTTTGTGAACAGCGTAAAGGACATCCGTTTTCATTGGCATAAAGAGATCGAGCTGATCTATGTCCTGCAGGGCGCCGTTACCGTCTATGTCGACCAGCGGCAATACCGCTTGGCCGAGGATGATATTATCGCGATCAACAGCATGTCCGTACATAAGCTTGAATGCACGAACCTGGACAATGTCCTGCTGACGCTGCAATTCGGCCCGGAGCTGCTGGATGACGAGGGGACCTTGTTTGACTGCAATTCCATGAGCCAGACGGAATACAACCGGTACCGCTATGACCGGCTCCGCCGTTGTCTTGCCCGGATGGTCTGGGAGTCGAACAAGAAAGGCCCCGGACACCGCAATTATTCCATGGGTAGCTTGCAGACGCTCATTGGCCACCTGACCCGTTATTTCACGGCAGGAACTAACGGCGGACCGCGGGAAAAAGGAAAAGACTATGACTATATGCGGCTTAACCGCATTATCCAATATGTAGACAAGCATTATAACGAGAAAATCACGCTTCAGACGATTGCCGATCAGGAGCATCTCAGCCTTCATTATTTTTCGCATTTTTTCAGCGATAAAATCGGCATTCCGTTTCAAAAGTATTTGACGCTTATTCGTCTCGAGAAGGCGGCGGCGCAGCTCTCCGATACGGATAAAAGCATGACGCAAATTGCGCTGGACTGCGGCTTTGCGAACGTGAAGCTGTTCAACCAGTATTTCAAAGGGAAATACGGAAGCACGCCTGGTTCTTACCGGGATGCTCTCGCAAACGCCAAGACGGTGGACCCGGATAGAAAGCCGCTGACGACGGAAGAGTCGTCAAGCGGCGACTACTACGAGACGGATACGATCTCGGCGATGGAGTCCTTGTACCGGTATTTGAACGACAGGGAAGGCAGTCCGCCCGTAGAGCATGATTTGCCTTCCGATATGCGGGATATGGTCGATGTTCAGGCAGATGCTTGCGTCCGGGAGGAAGTTTTCATCAAGCATTGGAATCGGGTTACAACCGCCGGCCGCGCGGTGGAAGGGCTGCGGGAGGACTGGCGCCGACAGTTTGCCGGCATGCAAGGGGATTTTCCGTTCACCCACATCCGGTTTCACGGCATCTTTAACGACGAGATGATGGTGTATTCGGAGGATGAGGCCGGAAAGCCGGTCTATAACTGGGCTTATGTAGACAAGCTGTACGATTTCCTGCTGCAGTCGGGCATTCACATTTTTGTCGAGCTTAGCTTTATGCCTGTCCTGCTGCGCCGTTCGAACGAGACGATCTTCTGGTGGAAGGGGGGCATCTCTCCGCCGGCGGAACAGGAGAAATGGAACGGACTTGTCCGCGAATTCGTCAGGCATTGCGTGAACCGGTATGGCCTTGCGGAAGTGAAGAAGTGGTATTTCGAGGTGTGGAATGAACCGGATTTAACCGATGTCTGCTGGTCGGGGACGAAGGAAGAATATTTCGCGTTCTATGAAGCGACGGCAAATGCGGTCAAGTCGGTCTCGCGGGAGCTTACGGTCGGAGGGCCGGCGTTAGGCTACGGCTCGTTATGGAACGACAACTGGGCGGAGCAGTTTATTGCGTATTGCCGCGACCGGGAAGTGCCGCTCGACTTTTTCTCGTTCCATGTGTATTCGGAATACCCGTTCCGGAAGAAAGAGATCGGCAAGCTGACGACCATTATGCCGCCTTCTTATTATTTGGACAGCATCAACCTGCTGAAGGAGAAGATCGGTTACGGCAATCCGCATACGCCTGAGCTTCATATTACGGAATGGAACTTTTCGCTGTATGACCGCAACTTGCTGCATGATACGATGTTTATGGCGCCGTTTATTATTCATCATGCGCTGGCGACATTGGGAGCGGTGGATTCCCTTGCTTATTGGTCATTTACGGACGTATTCGAGGAAAGCCAGGTGCCGCCTTCGATGTTTTATGGCGGGTTTGGGCTCATCAACCGGGAAGGGCTGCGCAAGCCCGGCTATTACGGGTTCCTTCTGTTATCTAGACTAGGCAGTCGGATTATCGCGCAAGGAGACGGCTATATCGTTACGAGGAACGGGAACGAAGACGTGCAAATCTTGCTGTACCATTATGTCCATGTCGATTCGTTGTACGCGAGCGGGGACAGGACCGGCTTAACCGAGCTGAATCGGTATTCTGTCTTTGAGGAAAAAGGGCATAAGCGGTTCCGGATTGCCCTGGAAGGCTTGTCGGGCAGCTACAAACGTACCCGGCATGTGCTGGATCGGGAGCATGGCTCGGTATTCGACGAATGGCTCCGTCTAGGTTCGCCGGCTTTTCCGACGGAGGAAGAGCTGAATTACCTGCACGGCAGAAGCGGGCCGGATATGCGGACGGACAGGCTGGAGCTCAGTGAAGGTTATGCGGAAGAGGTCGTTGTACCTCCGCATGGGGTTCAGCTGATTATGCTGGAGAAGCAGTATTGA